One window of the Cryptomeria japonica chromosome 7, Sugi_1.0, whole genome shotgun sequence genome contains the following:
- the LOC131062362 gene encoding F-box/kelch-repeat protein SKIP20-like produces MDFLQELPEQIFRDILLRVPYKSQSNIKQLLEPAKEMMESFQFYEDRIKFGLTKKYICFLEDYTSISIYDPTDPTDLSRKLLPPTNGIVHNIINVNHKIVVPSQSRDLTPFFFIYDLLSSTWKHGAEFPTPRPANLEFACCASPDGSIYIAGGSNNDLNELREAAVYKVDEDKWELLPKMHQGMHSCRGVFIEGMFYVIDISDNRCQRFDPSTRAWTTMNMSIPNSCLDVMYAFRRLIAFTRKGIEQYDWEGNVWRKLETLPQHQSLLYVCATVWYDRILFCGIFCNHDIYMRQLYMYKPGAPFSERWISVDQPNSFLETVVLSIATIEI; encoded by the coding sequence atGGATTTTTTGCAGGAACTCCCTGAGCAAATATTTCGAGACATCTTATTAAGAGTGCCATACAAATCACAATCAAACATTAAACAGCTGTTGGAACCTGCCAAAGAAATGATGGAAAGTTTTCAGTTTTATGAAGATAGAATTAAGTTTGGGCTGACTAAGAAATATATATGTTTTCTCGAGGATTATACTAGCATATCTATATACGATCCTACTGATCCTACTGATCTATCACGCAAACTGCTCCCTCCCACAAACGGAATCGTTCATAACATTATAAATGTGAATCATAAGATTGTTGTGCCGAGCCAGTCACGCGATTTAACTCCATTCTTTTTTATATATGATTTATTATCTAGTACATGGAAGCATGGTGCTGAATTTCCCACCCCAAGACCTGCAAACCTAGAGTTTGCATGTTGTGCCTCACCTGATGGATCGATTTACATTGCGGGAGGATCTAATAATGATCTCAATGAACTTCGTGAAGCAGCAGTTTATAAAGTAGATGAAGACAAGTGGGAGCTTCTTCCTAAGATGCACCAGGGAATGCACAGCTGTAGGGGTGTTTTTATTGAAGGAATGTTTTATGTCATTGATATTTCGGATAATAGATGTCAAAGATTTGATCCCAGCACAAGAGCGTGGACAACAATGAATATGTCTATTCCGAATTCTTGCCTCGATGTTATGTATGCCTTTCGACGACTAATTGCATTTACACGTAAAGGAATAGAGCAATATGATTGGGAAGGAAATGTATGGAGGAAATTGGAAACTCTCCCTCAACACCAATCTCTTTTATATGTTTGTGCCACAGTGTGGTATGATCGAATTTTATTTTGTGGAATTTTTTGTAATCATGATATCTATATGCGTCAACTGTATATGTATAAACCTGGAGCACCTTTCTCTGAGAGGTGGATTTCTGTTGACCAACCCAACAGTTTTCTGGAAACGGTGGTTCTATCTATTGCCACCATTGAAATTTAA